TGGCATCGATATGGTGCTGGAAAATCCCCAGCTAGAATACGTAGTGCCGTCCAGTGGCGCAACGGTTTGGACGGACACCATCGCCATTCCTAAAACGGCTCCCAACGTGGATGCCGCCTATAAATGGATTGAGTATTCGGTAGAACCGCAGACGGCAGCAAAGAATCTAGGACGGCTCAAACTGCCCACGCCCAACCAGAAAACGCTGACGCTATTGCCGAAGGAGCTGGTCGAAAACCCAGATCTCTTCCCCCCCGAAGAAATTCTGGCAAAGTGTGAGGTTCTTGCCAATGTAGGCGAAGCGGTCGATATTTATGATCGGTACTGGACGCAGTTGACTAGCGCCTAACCCTGTTTTTGAGCGATCGCTCTCAATATTTTTTCCACTATGGCAACCTCCGCTCCGCTCTCCCCGACTCCAGAAGTCGAACCCCAGCGCCCTGCCAGCAAGGGACTCAAGCAGCGGCTGATGGGTTTGATTCAGCCCTTTGTCTTGCTGGGGCCGCCAGGGCTTTGGCTGCTGTTGCTGCTGGTCGTGCCGACGCTGATGATCCTGGAGCTGAGCCTGATTCCAGGATTCCGTCCTGGCAGCCAGCCCGCACCCTACGGTCTGGGCAACTATGCCAAAATCTTTGAGCTAATTGACGGTCAGGCGATTTATCTGTGGGTGATTGGGCGATCAGTGTTTTTTGCGATCGCCAGTACGCTCCTTTGCCTCTTGCTGGGGTTTCCCGTCGCCTACTGGATTGCGGTGATGGCTCCTGCCCGCTGGCGCAACCTGCTGTTGGTCAGCTTTGTGCTGCCCCTGTGGACATCCTCTCTGCTGCGCTCCTACGCCTGGATCACCATTCTGCGGCCGACGGGCGTGCTGAACTTGCTGCTGAGTACCCTCCGCTTGCCAACGCTGGATATTCTGAACACCCAGACTGCCGTGATGATCGGGTTGGCCTATAACTTTTTGCCCTATATGGTGCTGATCCTCTACGCTTCGCTGGAGCGGCTTGATAAGCGGCTGCTAGAGGCGGCGGCTGATCTGGGGGCAACTCCCCAGCAGGGCTTTTGGAAAGTCACCGTGCCCCAGACGCTCCCTGGCATCGCTGCCGCCTGCCTGCTGGTATTTATTACCAGCCTGGGGGATTTTGTGGTGCCTGAACTGCTGGGCGGAGCATCCAGTATGACTATGGCCCGCCTCATTTACAACCAGTTCCTTGGCGCGACTCGCAACTGGGGCTTTGGCTCTGCCCTCAGCATGGTGCTGATTGGCGCGATGGGGCTGGGCATTGTGCTGCTGCTGAAGTATGGCGATCGCAAGCTAGAGAATTATTAATATTCCCCCGTTTTCCCCGGTTTCCCACTATGACCGCAACCCTCGATCTGCCCAAAACCGTTGCCGCCAAACGCCGCCTCTCCTGGCAGTTTCTCTTTACGCTGGTGATGTTTGCGTTCATGTACATCCCGGTGCTGGTGCTGGCGTTTTTTAGCTTCAACGCATCGCCCTTTAGTGCAGGCTGGAGCGGCTTTTCGTTGCAGTGGTATCAGCGCATGTTCAACGACACGCGGATTCTATCAGCACTGGCGGATAGCTTGTCGGTGGCGCTGCTGGCCGTGGGCATTGCGGCCGTGCTGGGCACGCTGATGGCGGTGGGGCT
The Thermoleptolyngbya sichuanensis A183 DNA segment above includes these coding regions:
- a CDS encoding ABC transporter permease, with protein sequence MGLIQPFVLLGPPGLWLLLLLVVPTLMILELSLIPGFRPGSQPAPYGLGNYAKIFELIDGQAIYLWVIGRSVFFAIASTLLCLLLGFPVAYWIAVMAPARWRNLLLVSFVLPLWTSSLLRSYAWITILRPTGVLNLLLSTLRLPTLDILNTQTAVMIGLAYNFLPYMVLILYASLERLDKRLLEAAADLGATPQQGFWKVTVPQTLPGIAAACLLVFITSLGDFVVPELLGGASSMTMARLIYNQFLGATRNWGFGSALSMVLIGAMGLGIVLLLKYGDRKLENY